GTAGCTTTAAATATGTCAATTGGCTTGGTCGGGGAAAGCGGTCCCCCATTTGggtaaataataaaacttcGGCTGATTATTTCTACTGCGTGCCTGTATTTACTTTCTCTGTCTTTAAATACTCCAGCTCAGCTGGCTTCAAGCAAACAATGACGAGCAATATCCGATACGAAGGTTAGTCTGTAGTCTCTGTCTCCTCATGGAGCTCCAGTGCTGGTGGCCGGTGGGGATGTGGTTGTTGTTTCCACCGTCGATGCAGTCACCCTTGTGGTCGTTGCTTCCGCTGATGTTGCTTCTGTTGCAGTTTTTGTCGCCACTGTAGTAGACGCTATTATTTCCACCgtggcttttgttgttgttgatgaaGCGACAGCCGCCGCGGGAGTTGGCTCCGTTACAGTAGACGTCTCATTTGCAATTGGCTTTGTTGCCTGCTGGGCGGGAGTAGGCGGTACGGTCGCCTTTGTGGGTGCAACCTGTCCGTCAACGCCATCATCGCCGACACTGAAACTGCCCATCAGACTGAAAAGTCCCTGCACaggaaatttaatttgaaaaatcttaCAACCTTTGCGGTAGTTACTTCTAACCTATCAAAAAAGTAAACTCTCTTTCGTAATAATTAGAACAATAAAACTTTAACCAATATTCTAAATATATGCCTACGCGTATATACAGTTGTTTAGAGCGCACAATAGAAAAGATTTATAGATCTTcgataaatatttgaaattgtAATCAAAACAGCCtacatttgtttttgttcaaGGCCGTAAGGCTAAAGACAAAA
The Drosophila bipectinata strain 14024-0381.07 chromosome 3R, DbipHiC1v2, whole genome shotgun sequence DNA segment above includes these coding regions:
- the LOC108121840 gene encoding uncharacterized protein isoform X1 — encoded protein: MNTQVWILFLVSIASASGIFFEKTTSARRGGSEDDDVIGGLKQFFGYTPEAETSSLNKTTHQGTEPTTGFYDNVDTALEEATDTVDGLWQQFKKGLFSLMGSFSVGDDGVDGQVAPTKATVPPTPAQQATKPIANETSTVTEPTPAAAVASSTTTKATVEIIASTTVATKTATEATSAEATTTRVTASTVETTTTSPPATSTGAP